The Syngnathus typhle isolate RoL2023-S1 ecotype Sweden linkage group LG11, RoL_Styp_1.0, whole genome shotgun sequence genome contains a region encoding:
- the LOC133162743 gene encoding guanylate cyclase activator 2B-like: protein MKSVVVLILLLCSTALCVQVKDGDRSFPLEAVKQLKALMDRAGAHLGPQLARSRRVLAVCADPVLPRVFYPVCRGQGAAGVFSRLVNVLISSDPCEICVNPSCFGCLR from the exons ATGAAAAGTGTGGTGGTTCTCATCTTGCTGTTGTGCAGTACAGCTTTATGTGTGCAAGTCAAG GATGGTGACAGAAGCTTCCCCTTAGAGGCCGTGAAGCAGCTGAAGGCCTTGATGGACAGGGCGGGGGCGCATCTCGGTCCGCAGCTCGCTCGCAGCCGCAGGGTGCTTGCCGTGTGCGCCGACCCCGTCTTGCCACGGGTCTTTTACCCCGTGTGCCGAGGCCAAGGTGCTGCAGGGGTCTTCTCCAGACTTG TGAATGTTCTCATATCTTCTGACCCGTGTGAGATATGCGTCAACCCCTCGTGCTTTGGCTGTCTGCGCTGA
- the LOC133161738 gene encoding guanylin-like gives MKITFACVAFLLLVVGRSSEAVQVEENGLSFSLEAVKRLQEMFESARTPVLNPRMRASSASMCEEPMLPQELLPLCKQKGASASLARLALVPLDVCEVCAFAACSGC, from the exons ATGAAGATCACATTTGCTTGCGTCGCTTTCTTACTTCTGGTCGTGGGCCGGAGCTCTGAAGCCGTGCAGGTGGAG GAGAACGGTTTGTCCTTCTCCTTGGAAGCCGTCAAGAGACTCCAGGAGATGTTTGAGAGCGCCAGGACGCCGGTGCTGAACCCGCGGATGCGGGCCAGCTCGGCATCCATGTGCGAGGAGCCCATGCTGCCCCAGGAGCTGCTGCCCCTGTGCAAGCAGAAGGGGGCGTCGGCATCACTCGCCAGACTAG CATTGGTGCCGCTGGACGTCTGCGAGGTTTGCGCCTTTGCTGCCTGCAGCGGCTGCTAA
- the nmur3 gene encoding neuromedin-U receptor 1 translates to MDPFWQGPSSNMSRSLGNTSMSPNSNVGNTTSTSANTSLYTEANLLDILGPKRSPFFLPVAGVYLVIFLVGLSGNLLTCAVVAKHKKMRNPTNLYLVSLALSDLLMLVFGMPMEIYDLWQNYPFPFGAGGCYFKTFIFETLCFASILNVTALSVERYIAVVHPLKTRYLTTKRHAKQVIGAVWAASMVCAIPNTSLHGIFYLPGYMRESAICIILKPVWMYETLMQITTVCFFFIPMMVISVLYLVMGMHLGRERRQRQGYFGKKLVSDTRVSVHNEGGRRTNVVKMLSIVVAVFGVCWAPFHMERLLWSSVRQWTDLMRNIYQYVHILSGVLFYLSSAVNPVIYSLISTRFRECFRDLVCSRVGAPDSPPPPKGSLVLSTSRVQTRV, encoded by the exons ATGGATCCCTTTTGGCAAGGTCCCTCATCAAACATGTCCAGATCGCTTGGCAACACCAGCATGTCCCCCAACTCCAACGTGGGTAACACAACCAGCACCAGCGCCAACACCAGCCTTTACACTGAAGCCAATCTCTTGGACATCCTCGGCCCCAAACGCTCTCCCTTCTTCCTCCCGGTGGCCGGCGTCTACTTGGTCATCTTCCTGGTGGGCTTGAGCGGGAACCTTCTGACATGCGCTGTGGTAGCCAAACACAAAAAGATGCGCAACCCGACCAATTTGTACCTTGTTAGCTTGGCTTTATCTGACCTTCTCATGCTGGTCTTCGGGATGCCCATGGAGATCTACGACTTGTGGCAGAACTACCCGTTCCCCTTCGGCGCCGGCGGTTGCTACTTCAAGACGTTCATCTTCGAGACCCTCTGCTTTGCGTCCATCCTCAACGTCACGGCCTTAAGCGTGGAGCGATACATTGCCGTAGTGCACCCTCTCAAGACCCGCTATCTAACCACCAAGAGGCACGCCAAACAGGTCATCGGTGCCGTGTGGGCGGCATCCATGGTGTGCGCCATACCCAACACGTCCCTGCACGGTATCTTCTACCTCCCGGGCTACATGAGGGAGTCGGCCATTTGCATCATACTAAAACCAGTGTGGATGTACGAGACGCTTATGCAGATCACCACCGTCTGCTTTTTCTTCATCCCCATGATGGTAATCAGCGTGCTCTACCTCGTGATGGGCATGCACCTGGGCAGGGAAAGAAGACAGAGGCAAGGCTACTTTGGGAAGAAATTGGTCAGTGACACCCGTGTGAGCGTCCACAATGAGGGCGGTCGGCGGACAAACGTCGTCAAGATGCTCT CCATCGTGGTGGCAGTGTTCGGCGTCTGCTGGGCGCCTTTCCACATGGAGCGTCTGCTCTGGAGCTCCGTGCGCCAGTGGACCGACCTAATGCGCAACATCTACCAGTACGTCCACATTCTGTCGGGGGTCCTCTTCTACCTCAGTTCTGCCGTCAACCCAGTCATCTACAGCCTGATCTCCACACGCTTCAGAGAGTGCTTTCGAGACCTCGTGTGCTCACGGGTCGGCGCACCCGACTCTCCGCCGCCCCCGAAGGGTTCGCTGGTCCTCTCCACCTCCAGGGTCCAAACCAGAGTTTAG